One Capsicum annuum cultivar UCD-10X-F1 chromosome 2, UCD10Xv1.1, whole genome shotgun sequence genomic window carries:
- the LOC107861115 gene encoding berberine bridge enzyme-like 22, whose amino-acid sequence MVCIVLLVCFLLTTPSYGNVQEFATCMALHSTSTYSSVVHSQESPSYAYLLQESQQNPRWLNSTSLLKPSFIVTPKTQNEIQGAILCAKKHSLQVRVMSGGHDYEGLSFLCKTPFIILDLIDYRSININLEDETAWIQSGATIGEVYYNIAKKSDILGFPAGLCPSVGVGGHFSGGGIGTMMRKYGLSADNIIDANLVDANGRILNRETMGEDVFWAIRGGGGASFGVISAWKVRLVRVPPLVTVFTIHKMLDQEGVKLVHKWQYIASKLPENLFIRVLIQQIDGVDSHGNVKVLFNSLFLGLKTDVFSIMNTNFPELGLKMEDCAEMSWIRSVLYFTGYQKGEPLEILLDRTTQYKSNLKAKSDFVIEPMPESVFQGISERFSQQKMAFMIMDPLGGRMDEILESEIPFPHRKGNIYNIQYIVKWGSNEGSKLHLDWIQSLYKYMEPYVSNSPRSAYLNYRDLDLGINQQGNYLSYRQAITWGTKYFKGNFQRLERAKHQIDPSNFFTNEQSIPPLSY is encoded by the coding sequence ATGGTTTGTATAGTACTACTAGTCTGCTTTCTTCTTACAACACCAAGCTATGGGAATGTTCAAGAATTTGCTACATGCATGGCTCTTCACTCTACTTCAACCTATTCTAGTGTTGTTCACTCCCAAGAATCTCCATCATATGCATATCTTCTACAAGAATCTCAACAAAATCCAAGATGGTTAAATTCAACATCACTACTTAAGCCATCATTTATAGTGACACCAAAGACACAAAATGAGATCCAAGGGGCAATTCTTTGTGCCAAGAAGCATAGTTTACAAGTTAGAGTAATGAGTGGAGGTCATGATTATGAAGGCCTATCTTTTCTATGCAAAACCCCTTTTATAATCCTTGATTTAATCGATTATCGATCGATTAACATAAACTTGGAAGATGAAACTGCTTGGATTCAGAGTGGTGCAACCATTGGAGAAGTTTACTATAACATAGCCAAGAAAAGTGACATTCTTGGATTTCCAGCTGGCCTATGTCcaagtgttggtgttggtggacACTTCAGTGGAGGTGGCATTGGCACCATGATGAGAAAATATGGCCTGTCTGCTGATAACATTATAGATGCTAATTTGGTTGATGCAAATGGTAGAATTCTAAACAGAGAAACAATGGGAGAAGATGTATTTTGGGCAATTAGAGGAGGTGGAGGAGCTAGTTTTGGAGTAATATCAGCCTGGAAAGTGAGACTGGTTCGCGTTCCGCCCCTTGTCACAGTATTCACAATTCACAAGATGTTAGATCAAGAAGGTGtcaaacttgtacataaatggcaATACATAGCCAGTAAACTACCCGAGAATCTCTTCATTCGCGTACTTATTCAACAAATCGATGGAGTTGATAGCCATGGAAATGTGAAAGTCTTGTTCAATTCGCTCTTCCTAGGACTAAAAACAGACGTGTTTTCCATCATGAACACGAACTTCCCTGAATTAGGCTTGAAAATGGAAGATTGCGCGGAGATGAGCTGGATAAGATCCGTCCTCTACTTCACGGGGTACCAAAAAGGGGAGCCATTAGAAATCCTATTGGATAGAACAACACAATATAAGAGCAACCTCAAGGCAAAATCAGATTTCGTCATTGAACCAATGCCAGAAAGTGTTTTCCAGGGGATTTCCGAGAGGTTTTCGCAACAGAAAATGGCTTTCATGATAATGGATCCACTAGGAGGGAGAATGGATGAAATTCTTGAATCTGAAATACCATTTCCTCATAGGAAAGGGAACATATACAACATACAATACATAGTTAAATGGGGTTCAAATGAGGGATCCAAACTGCATTTGGACTGGATCCAAAGTCTTTACAAGTACATGGAACCATATGTGTCCAATTCACCAAGATCTGCTTATCTCAACTATAGGGATCTTGATTTGGGAATCAATCAGCAGGGAAATTACTTGAGTTATCGACAAGCTATAACTTGGGGTACCAAgtattttaaaggtaattttcAAAGATTGGAAAGAGCAAAACATCAGATTGATCCAAGCAACTTTTTCACAAATGAACAAAGTATTCCTCCTCTTTCTTATTAG